CTGGGCGCGCACGGTGGTATCCAGCGCCGAGACCGGTTCATCGGCGATCACCAGCCGCGGCCGGCGGACGACGGCACGGGCGATCGCGATGCGCTGGCGCTGGCCGCCCGAGAGTTCATGGGGGTAACGGGCGGCATGGGTGTCGTCGAGCCCCACCTCGGCCAGAACCTCCAGCACCCGGGCGCGGATGGCGGCCCGGTCCAGCCCCGATCCGCGGAGCGCCTCGCCGATCGCCTGGGCGACGGTCATCCGCGGGTCGAGCGAGGAATAGGGGTCCTGAAACACCATCTGGCAGTTGCGGCGATAGTCGGTCCAGGCCGGGCCCGAGCGATCGGTCACCGGCTCGCCGTCGAAGATCAGCCGGCCGCCGCCGGGCTTCTGCAGGCTGGCCAGCACACGGCCGAGCGTGGTCTTGCCCGAACCCGAGCCGCCGACCACCGCCACCACCTCGCGCGGGCGGATGGCGAGATCGATGCCGTGGAGCGCGCGCTTCTGCGCGCCGCGCCGGAAGAACCCGCCGCGGCCGCCGAAATCGACCGTCAGCCCCTGCACCTCCACCAGCGGCGGGGCGTCTGCCGCCACTTCGGGCACCGGGCGGCGGCGGGGCATGGCGCCGAGCAGTTTGCGGGTATAGGGATGGGCGGGGGCGCGCAGGATCTGGTCGGTCGGCCCCTGCTCGACGATCTCGCCCCTGCACATCACGATGACGCGGTGGGAATAGCGCGCGACCATGGCGAGGTCGTGGCTGATCATCAGCACGGCGGTGTTGTTTTCGGCGGTCAGCGCCACCATCAACTCCAGCACGTCGCGCTGCACCACGGCATCCAGCGCGGTGGTCGGCTCGTCGGCGACCAGCAGGGCCGGTTTGGGCAGCATCACCGAGGCGAGCATGATCCGCTGGCGCATGCCGCCCGAGAATTCATGCGGCCAGGCCTTCAGCACCCGTTCGGGATCGCTCAACCCCACCCGGGTCAGCATGGCGAGGATGGCGGCGCGGCGGCCTTGGGCATCGAGGCCGGTGTGCAGCGCCAGCGCCTCTTCCAGCTGGCGGCCGATGGTGAGCGAGGGGTTGAGCGAGGTCATCGGCTCCTGAAAGACCATGCCGATCCGCCCGCCGCGAAGCGCCCGCAGCTCGCGCGCCGTCATGTCGTCCAGCGCCCGGCCGTCGATGCGGATGCGGCCGCCGCGGCGGCGGATGGCGGGCGGCGTCAGCCCCAGCACGGCGCGGGCGGCGAGCGTCTTGCCGCTGCCGCTTTCGCCGACCACGGCGACGATTTCACCCGCCCGGACCTGAAACCCCACCCGGTCGACCACCAGCCGGCCGGTCTCGCCGATGCCGAGCGACAGCTCCGAGACGTCGAGCAGCGGCGTGGCGGCGGTATCGCACCCGGTCATGCGCCCCGTCATGCAATATTCCTCATCCGCGGGTCCAGGCGGTCGCGCAGGGCGTCGCCGAGCAGGTTGATGCCGAGCAGGGTCAACGAGATGCAAAGCCCCGGGAAGATGCCGAGCCAGGGGGCCTGGCCCATGAAGGCGCGCCCGCCTGAGAGCATGTTGCCCCAGCTGGGCGCGGGCGGCGGCGCGCCGAGGCCCAGGAACGAGAGCGCGCTTTCCGAAAGCAGCACCCAGCCGAACATCGAGGTCGCGAGCACCGTCAGCGGCGCCACGCAATTGGGCAGGATGTGGCGGGCCATGGTATAGGCCTGGCCATGGCCCATCACGCGCGAGGCTTCGATGAAGGCGTTTTCGCGCAGCGACAGCACCGTGCCGCGCATCACCCGGGCGACCGAGGGCGTGTAGGCAAGGCCCAGCGCCAGCACGATGCCGCCGGGGCTGGCCCCCAGCACCACCAGCAGGCCGAGCGCCAGCAGAATGCCGGGGAAGGCGAGCAGGGCATCGTTGAAGGTCATCACGATCCGGTCGGTCCAGCCGCGGAAATAGCCGGCCAGAATGCCGATGATGCTGCCCGCGATCACCGCGAAGACCACGGTGGTGAGCGCAATGGTCATGCTGGAGGAGGCGCCGGCCATCAGCCGGCTGAGCACGTCGCGGCCGAATTCGTCGGTGCCGAGCAGATGGGCGCCGCCCGGGGCGGCAAGGCGGGCGCGCAGGTTCAGCGCCAGCGGATCCTGGGGCGTCCAGACCGTGGCGAGCATGGCCACCAGGATCATGACACCGACCAGCACCGCGCCTGAAAGGCCGCGCAGGGACCTGAAGATCATCATCCGGGTCTCCCTCACGTCAGGGTCACGCGCGGATCGAAGACCGGATAGCAGAGGTCGACGATCAGGTTGACGATCACATAGGCGCCGGCGATGAACAGCAGGCAGCCCTGAATGACCGGGTAGTCGCGGGCGAAGATGCCGTCGACCAGCAGCCGGCCGAGACCGGGGATGGTGAACACCGTCTCCACCACCGCAATGCCACCGAGAAGATTGCCCAGGATCAGGCCGATCAGCGTCCAGGTGGGGGCGAAGGCGTTGCGGAAGGCATGGCGCCACAGCACCACCGGTTCCGACAGCCCCTTGGCGCGGGCATGGGTGATGTAGTCCAGCCGCTGCACCTCCAGCATGCTGGCGCGGGCCATGCGGATGATCACCCCGGTTTCGTGCAGGAACAGGGTCAGCACCGGCAAGGTGAGGTAGAGCAGCCCGGCCTGGAAATCCTCGGCCAGCGACACATAGCCGATCACCGGCAGCCAGCCGAGTTCCAGCCCGAAGAGCAGCAGCAGCAGCAGGCCCAGCCAGAAGGTCGGGATCGACAGCAGCAGGGTCGCCACCGCGATGAAACCGAGGTCGAGCGCACTGTCCTGGCGCCAGGCGGCGATCATGCCCGCCGGCACGGCGGCGAGGGTGGCCAGCGCCACCGCGATCGCCACGATGGTGGCGCTGATCCCGAACCGGTCCAGGATCAGCGGCAGAACTGGCAGATCGGTGGTGATGGAGCGGCCGAAATCGCCGGTCAGGATCTGGCCCAGCCAGAGCACGAACTGCACCGGCAGCGGCTTGTCGAGGCCGAGTTCGCGGTGCAGGGCGGCGACCGTTTCAGGCGTCGCCATGTCGCCCAGCATCAGCGAGGCCGGATCGCCCGGGATCAGCCGGATCAGGAAAAACACCGCCGCCGCCACGATCAGCAGCGTGGGCACGCCCATGGCGATGCGTGAAAGGATGAAGCGTCCCATGGCCAGCCTCCTGCCCTGAAGATCCCGCTTGAAAAGGGGGCGCGGCTCAGGCGGCCGCCGCCACCGGGTCGCCGGTCAGGGTGTAGCGGGTGAAACCCTGCTGCAGCGCCGGCAGGGGGGCCACTTCCATCACGCCGGCCGCCGGGTCCATCACCACCATGGCGACGGTGGCCGACAGATTGCCGGCCTGGTTGGGCCGGGGCGGGCGGCAGACGGCGTAAGGGGTGCCGAAATTGTCGAAGAAGGCGCGCTTCATGTCGTCGATGCCGATCTTCGGCCCGGCCTCTTCAAGCAGCCGCTTCACCCGCCAGTCGCGATACAGGCTGTCGGGCATGTTGGCGATGCCGGTGTCGCGCAGCTTGGTGCGGGCGATCGGGCTGATCCAGTGATTGGCGTGGACGATGATCTCGTTTTCGGGCAGCACGGCGAAAGCCTCGTCGGGCGCGCATTCGAAATCGACCGCAAAGCCCTGGGCGGTGCTGATCATGATGTTGTTGGAACAGGATTTGGGCGTGGTCGCCACCGCCCGGATCGCCTCGGCGAAATGGCTCTGTTCCAGCACCTTGCGGCGGATCAGCGACAGCGGCACGCCGGCGGTGCGGAAATCGCGCTCGCATTCCAGATAATTGGCGGTGATCGCGATGCCGGCCGCATTCAGCCCCGATCGGGCGAGCCCGCCGGCCTCGACGAAGGTCAGCAGATCCGGGCCGTCGGTGCGGCGCACGCGCAGCACCACGCCGGTTTCGGCGCATTCCGACCGCCAGTCCCAGTTCTGGCCATGGATCAGCCGGCCGGTCCGGCTGCGCCCGGGCAGGATGATCGCCCCGGTGCAGCCGTCTTCGGGTTCGGACGGCGCGTCGACGGCGGCGGGCGGCGCCGCCGCCAGCCGGCGGGCCTGCGCCACCACTTCGGTGCGGGCATTGATCATCACCACGTCTTCGAACGCGGTGCCCGAGCCTTCTGCGATGCCGCGGATCTCTTCCAGGTAATGGGCGCCGAAGGCCTGGATGCGGCCGGCGAAATCGGCGATCAGCCGGCGGCGGAAATCGGCATCGGCCCCCAGCCCGTCCAGCGCCCGGCCATAGATCTCGGCACTCCGCGCGATCCGGTCGGGCACGGCCGCGCCATAGGCGCAGCCGCGGTCATAGGGTGTGCCCTCGACGGACACGAAGGGGAAGGGTTGGATGGGGGCGTGCGGGGTGGCGGTTGTCATCGGGCGCTGGTCTCGTCTGGCAGAACGAAGAGAGGGGGGAGGGGCGGGCGCGGTGGCGTTACGCCACCTTCCCCAGCGCCGTGCGGATGGTATCGACCACCTGGCCCATCTGATCGGGGGTGATGATCAGCGGCGGCGACAGCACCAGATTGTCGCCCGCCACCCGGACCAGAACGCCGTCGTTGAAGCAGCGGTTGACGGTCTCAGCCGCACGCGCGCCCGGGGCGCCGTCGCGGCTCTCCAGCTCGATCGCCGCCAGCAGGCCGATATTGCGGATGTCGCGCAGATGGGGCGCACCCTTCAGCTGGTGGACGGCTTCCTCCCAGGCGGCGCAGATCTCCGGTCCCCGGTCGAACAGCCCTTCCTGCTCGTAGGTCTCGATGGTGGCGATGCCGGCGGCGCAGGCCAGCGGATGGCCGGAATAGGTGTAGCCGTGCATCAGTTCCACGGCCGCTTCGGGCCCGGTCATGAAGGCGTCGTAGACGGCGGTGGAGGCGATCACCCCGCCCATCGGCACGGCGCCGTTGGTCATGCCCTTGGCGCAGGTGATCATGTCGGGGGTAACGCCCAGCGCAGTGGAGGCGAAGGGCGCGCCCAGCCGGCCGAAGCCGGTGATCACCTCGTCGAAGATCAGCAGAATGCCGTGGCGGGTGCAGATCTCGCGCAGCCGCTCCAGATAGCCGACCGGCGGCGGCAGCACCCCGCCCGATCCGGTCACCGGCTCCACGATCACGGCGGCGATGGTCGAGGCGTCGTGGATCTGGACGATGTTTTCAAGCTCGTCGGCCAGATGCGCGCCCCAGGCCGGCTGCCCGCGCGAAAAGGCGTTGTGCGCCAGATCATGGGTATGGGGCAGGTGGTCGACATCGCCCAGAAGCGGCCCGAAATCGCGGCGATGGCGCGGGATGCCGGCAACCGACAGCCCGCCGAAGCCCATGCCGTGATAGGCCTTGGCCCGGCCGATCAGCTTCACCCGGTTCGCATCGCCCCGGACCTTGTGATAGGCCCGCGCGATCTTGAGCGCGGTATCGACCGCTTCCGATCCCGAATTGGTGAAGAACACCCGGTCGAGCCCGGCGGGGGCGAGGTTCGCGATCCGCTCGGCCAGCACGAAAGCGGCCGGATGGCTCATCTGAAAGGACGAGACATAATCCATCCGCGCCGCCTGGTCCTGGATCGCCCGCACGATCCGCGGCTGATTATGGCCGGCATTCACGCACCAGAGGCCCGCCATGGCATCCAGAACCTGCCGGCCGTCGGCGGTGGTGTAGTACATGCCGTCGGCCGCGACGAACAGGCGCGGATCGGCCTTGAACGCCCGGTTGGCCGAAAACGGCATCCAATAGGGGGCAAGGTCTTTGGGCGCAAACCGGGCATCGGGCGCGCCGGCCAGATCGAGGGCAGGGGACTGGACGGTCATGCCGCATCACTCCGCATCGGTGGGGATGACGGAACTATGATGCTACAAAAAACAAAATGCAAGAGGTGGTGTTGGGGGCGGACGGGGGGCCGTATGCCGTCGTCCGTTCATGTCGGGCGCCGGCTCTGCCGGGTTGGTCGTGCCCCCGCCGCCATCGCCCGCCTATGTCAGGCGCCGGCCCTCGCCGGGTTCGCCCCGCCCTCACCACCATCGCCCGTCCATGTCAGGGGCCGGCCCTGCCGGGTTCGCCCCGCCCACGCCGCCATCACCCGCCCATGTGAGGCGCCGGCCCTGCCGGGTTCGCCCTGCCCCCACCACCATCGCCCACCCATGTCAGGCGCCGGCCCTGCCGGGTTCGTCCTGCCCCCACCACCGTCACCCGTCCATGTCAGGCGCCGGCCCTCGCCGGGGTCGCCCCACCCCCACCACCTTCGCCCACCCATGTGAGGCGCCGGCCCTCGCCGGGTTCGCCCCGCCCCCACCACCGTCATCCCCGCGGAGGCGGGGATCCACCTTCGCGGTGGTCGGGGGCGGGTCCGGCGGTGCCTGGGCGTTCGATGTTCTTTGGCCGGAGGGCAAGGTGGATCCCCGCCTTCGCGGGGATGACAGTGTAGAGGCGGGGATGACGGTAGAGACGGGGATGACGGTGGAGACGGGGATGACGGTGGAGACGGGGATGACGGTAGAGAGGGTGTGCGGAGGTCGGCCGAGGGGGAGGCCGGACAGGGGCGCCGGGTGTGCTGCGGCGTGCGGGGTGGAGTGGCGTTCAGGTGGACCCATGGTGCCGCTGAGCGCTGCTCATGTCGGGGGCTGTCCCTGCCATGTCTGGCCCCACCCCGCCGCCGTCACCCGCCCATGTCAGGCGCCGGCCCCGCCGGGGTCGCCCCGCCCCCACCACCGTCATCCCCGCGGAGGCGGGGATCCACCTTCGCGGTGGTCGGGGGCGGGTCCGGCGGTGCCTGGGCGTTCGATGTTCTTTGGCCGGAGAGCAAGGTGGATCCCCGCCTTCGCGGGGATGACAGTGTAAGTGTAGAGACGGGGACGACGGTAGAGGCGGGGATGACGGTAGAGGCGGGGATGACGGTAGAGAGGGTGTGCAAAGGTCGGCCGAGGGGAGGCCGGACAGGGGCGCCGTATGCCGTCGTTCGGCGATGAACGGTGTCGGGCCCGTGCGGTCAGTCCAGCGGGGTCGGTCGGGTCAGGCCGGCGGCCTGTTCCAGGTGGCGGCGGATCAGGGCGGCGGCGATTTCGCGCTGGTCCAGTTCCAGGCGGTCCAGGATCTCCAGATGTTCGCGGCACGAGACCTTGACCCGCTCCAGCCCGTAGACCCAGTCGTAGTTGGAAAAGCGGCGGATGCGGCTCTGCTGGCGCAGCGCGTTCAGGATGAAGCGGTTGCCCGAGGCCATGGCCAGGCCTTCATGGAAGGCGGCGTTCATTTCAAAGAGCGTGATCGACGAGGTCTCGCCCCAGGGGGCCGCCATGAAGGCCTGGTGGCGGCGGCGCATGTCTTCCACCCAGGCGGGATCGAGATGGAAGTTCTGCGCCATCACGCTGGCGGGTTCGATCAGCAGGCGGAATTCATAGCTTTCCCGCCGGGCGGCATCGTCCAGCACCGGCAGAAAGGCCCAGCCATGGCCGGGCTTGCGCTCGGCCATGCCGATTTCCGACAGCTGGGCCAGAACCCTGAGCAGCAGCGGCCGGCTGACCCCGTAGCGGCGCATCAGATCGGCTTCCGACACCTCGGCCGGCAGGCGGTTGCGCTGGCGGTCGCCGGCCAGGCGGATGCAGATCTGGTCCACCTCTCCCGGCGGATGCGGGGCTTCCATCGCCGGCGCCCGTGGCACCGCCCGCAGGCTGTAGCCGCGCCGGGGCTGGTGGTCCAGCACGCCCTGGCGGGCCAGTTCCTCCATCACCGCCCGGACCGGCGTGCGCGAGACCTGAAGATGCTGGGCAAGGGCAAGCTCGGTCACCCGGTCGCCGGGGGCGAGGCCGTTGCTGCGCAGATAATCCAGCACCCGCGGCAGCAGATCGCGTTGCAGACGGCTTGGCCCCTCTGAATCGACAACTGGCTCTTGCGTTCCGTTTTCTTGTCTCATAGCATCTCAAAATACAAACGAGGACACAAAGCGGGGCCGGGCAGACCGCGCCCCCCACCCCTCTCGAAGAAGGCCGGAGACATCATGTCCGACGGGACTGCCGCCAGCTTTGCCGAAGGATCGGCACCGGATCAAGCATCCTCGACGCCGCTCCACATGCTCGACGCCGGGGCCCAGGCCCGGCTGGTGCGCGAGGGCGGGGTCACGGCGACCCGTCTGGTCGAGGCGTCGCTGGCCCGGATCGATGCGGTGAACCCCGCCGTCAACGCCATCGTCCGGCGGATGGACGACGAGGCGCTGGCGGCCGCGGCCGCGGCCGACCGGGCGGTGGCCGAGGGCCGGCCGCTGGGGCCGCTGCATGGCGTGCCGGTCACGATCAAGATCAACATCGACCAGCAGGGCCACCCCACCGACAACGGCACCGCGGTCTACCGCGACCTGATTGCGCCCGCCGACAACCCGGTGGTTGCGAACCTGAAGCGGGCCGGCGCGATCGTGGTGGGGCGGACCAATGCGCCGGTCTATTCGATGCGCTGGTTCACCGACAACACGCTGCATGGCCCCACCTACAACCCTTGGCATCGTGATTTGACGGTAGGCGGTTCTTCCGGTGGTGCGGCGGCCTCGGTCGCGACCGGGATGGTGGCGATCGCCCATGGCAACGACATCGGCGGATCGGTGCGGTTTCCGGCGATGTGCAACGGGCTGGTGGGCCTGCGCCCCTCTTATGGCCGGGTGCCGTCGTTCAATGCCACGGCCAAGGGGGGAGGTTCGGTCGCGGCCCAGCTGATGGCCGTGCAGGGGCCGCTGGCCCGCACCGTGCGCGACACGGAAACCGCCTTCCGGGCGATGGCCGTGCCGCATGTCGACGATCCCCGCACCAGACCCATGGTGGGGGATCATCCGGCTGGGCCGCGGCGGGCGGCCGTGGTCTCCACCGCGGGCTGGCCGGATTGTCATCCGGCCGTGCGGGACGCGGTGGACCGGGCGGCCACGGCCCTCGCCGCTGCCGGCTGGGCGGTGGAGGAGGTGGTGCCGCCCGCGCTCGACGAGATCCACGACATGTGGGCCGAGATCTGCATTCCCGACATCATGACCCTGCTGGCGCCCGCGATCGCGGCTGCGGGCGACGAGAATATCCGCGTCGCGGTCGACTATTGGCAGCGGGCCTGGCCGCGGGAGCTGACCCAGGGCGATGCGCTGGCCGCGGTCGCCCGGCGCCATGGCATGCTGCGGCTGTGGCAGCGGTTTTTCGAGACCTGGCCGGTGCTGGTGATGCCGGTGTCGCTGGAGCCGGCCTTTCACCGCCTGGCCGATATCCGCTCGCCGGAAGAGGCGCGGCGGATCATGCGGGCGCAGGGGCCGTTGATGGTGATTTCGGTGCTGGGCCTGCCCGGGCTGTCGGTGCCGACCGGGCTTGCCGGTTTCAACGTCGAGGGCCATGACGTCACCATGCCCACCGGCGTGCAGCTGGTGGCGGCGCCCGAACGCGAGGATCTGTGCTTCGCGGCCGGCCGTGACATCGAGGCGGCCATGCCCCGGCTGGGGGTCGTGGACCCCCGGCCCGGCTTTTGACGGAGGCATTCCCCATGCGCAGCACCCCCGGCCATGGCGAGATCCTGAGCTATTACGATTTCGGCCGCACCACCGTGCAGGTCTGCGCCGCCGATCCGCGGTTTTCGTATTGCGCCTATGTGCCGGAAAGCTATGACGAGGCGGGCGACCGGCGCTATCGCCTGCTGGTGGTGGTGCACGGCACCATGCGCGACAACGCCGCCTGCCGCGATGCCTTCGTCGATCTGGCGGAGGCGCAGCAGCTGATCGTGCTGGCGCCGCTGTTTCCGGCCGGCATCACCGCCCCGCGGGAGCTTTCGAGCTATAAGCGGCTGCGCGGCCCCGGAGACACCGGTCCCGCCTACGACCTGATCCTGTTGCAGATGATCCGCGAGATGCAGGCGCTCTACCGGATCGATGCCGAACGCTTCGCCCTGTTCGGCTTTTCGGGCGGCGGGCATTTCGCCCATCGCTTCCTCTATGCCCATCCCGAGCGGCTGGCGGCGGTGTCGATCGGCGCGCCCGGCATCGTGACCCTGCTGGACGATCAGGCCGACTGGCCGGCCGGGGTGCGCGATATCGACACAGTCTTCGGCAGGCCGATCGACCTGGCGGCCATGCGCCGCGTTGCCGTGCAGATGGTGGTGGGCGCGGAAGATACAGCCACATGGGAGATCGCGATCACGCGCGACAACCCCTGGTGGCAGCCTGCCTTCGAGAGCCACGGTGCCACCCGCATCGAGCGGCTGGCGGCCCTGAAGGCGAGTTTCGAGAGCTGCGGCATCCCGGTCACCCACGACCTGGTGCCCGGGACGGCCCACAGGCAGGAGCCCCTGCTGCCGGTGGTGAAGCGGTTCCTGTCGGAGCGGTTCGCGCAGGGAGAGCGCGAACCCGGATCCTGACAGGGAATACGGGAGCAGAAGACGGCCGCAGGCGACCGGCAAAGAGTCGCATCGGCCATGAGAGCAGAGGCCCGCTCGACGAGGCCCAAGATGCTCGTCAGACAAAAAAGCCGATCTGATAGGGAACTAAGGTCATGAGATCATTCGCCCTGAAGGGGCTTCGCGGCGGTGCGCTCGCCGGGTCGGCCGCGCTCGCCGCCCTGCTGGCCGCGGCGCCGGCGGGGGCTGCGGACGGCCCGAAGCGCGGCGGCACGCTGGTGGTGTCGATGAACGCCGATGCCCGCAGCCTGGAGCCGGGCATCAACCGCGACTCCAATTCCGACGCGGTGGTGAACAACCTGTTCGAAGGGCTGGTCGGCTATCGCACCGATCTGACCGTCGGCCCGGCGCTGGCCCAGGGCTGGACGATTTCCGAGGATGGCCGCAGCTATACCTTCACGCTGCGCGACGGCGTCACCTTCCACAATGGCGACCCGCTGACCTCCGCGGCGGTGAAATGGAACTGGGACCGCAAATCCGGCCAGGAGGGCTGGCTCTGCGCCCGCTTCTTCAACGGCCAGGCCGGCGGGCTGAAGGTGGAGGCGGTGGAGGCCCCGGACCCGAAGACCGTGGTTTTCCGCCTGGCGGAACCGTCTGGCCTGTTCCTCACCCAGCTGGCCAATATCCAGTGCGGCATGCTGGTGGCGAGCCCGAAGAGCGTCGGCGCCGATGGCAGCTGGACGCCGATCGGCACCGGCCCGTTCAAATTCGGCAGCTGGAAGCATGGCGACCAGATGGTTCTGGAGCGCTATGACGGCTATGTTCCGTCATCCGAACCGGGCAGCGGCTATGCCGGGGCGCGGCAGGTGTATGTGGATGCGCTGCGCTATCAGATCATCCCCGATGCCGATGCGGCGGCCGCCGCCCTCAAGACCGGGGCGATCGACATCATCCCCCAGCTCGACACCATCAAGATCGACGAGCTGAAGGCGGCGGGCATGAAGGTGATGGCGGCGCCCGGCCTCAGCTGGTCGGCCCTGCTGATCCAGACCGAGGATCCGCTGCTCTCCAACCCCAAACTGCGCCGCGCGCTGGCCCAGGCCATCGACATCGCCCAGATCACCGAGGTGCGGACCAACGGCCTGGCCAAGCCCAACCCCTCGGGCGTGGCCGAGAGCATGCGCGCCTTTTCGGCCGATTTCCTCGACTGGCCGAAATACGACCCGGCGGCGGCCGCGACGCTGGCGAAAGAGGCGGGTTACAAGGGTGAGCCGATCAGGCTGCAGACCAACCGGCGCTATGTCGGCATGTACGACAATGCGGTGATGATCCAGGCGATGCTGTCCGCCGCCGGCTTCAACGTGCAGCTGGAGGTTCTGGACTGGGCGGCCCAGCTGGACAATTACGTCAACGGCCGCTTTCAGCTGTCGTCGTTCAGCTATTCCGCCCGCTTCGACCCGGGGCTGATGTATGCCGCCCTGATCGCCGACAAGGCGACGGCAAAATGGGCGCAATGGGGCGACCCGGAAGCCCGCAAGCTGCTGGCCGAGAGCGGCACATTGACCGACCAGACCGCCCGCGCCGCCATCTTCCGCCGCCTGCACGCGAAGATGAAGGAAGAGGTGCCGATCATCGGCCTCTATTATTCCCCCACCATCGAGGGCGTGAACCCGGCCCTGCACGACTACAAACCCTGGGCGGCGGCGATCCCGCTGGCCTGGGGGGTGTGGAAGGGATGACGGGGGTGAATTCGGGACCGAGATGAGATGGCAGACGCCGCCCTGGGGGACCGGGGCGGTGTTTTCCTTTTGGCGGCTGCGCACATCATCGAACGTGTCAGGTTATGGTCTGATACTCGTGCCCTGGCGTGCGGCCGGCACTCGTGTCAGGTGTCTGCACTGACAAACCTCTGTACGATATTCATACCGTCATCCCCGCGAAATTTATATCGTCATCCCCGCATCTATACCGTCATCCCCGCGAAGGCGGGGATCCACCTTTCTTTCCGCGTGAAGATTGCCTGACCTCGAACAGAAACGCCGGGGCGTCTCTATAGGATCTTCCCGCCGCCCGTACCGCCTGAGAACCTGCGCCGTCTCATCCGCGAACCCCAAGCTCCCGTAAAAATCCCGGGAGGTTCGCGGACAAAATTATCCCCATTTTCCAGGCAGTTGAATTGTACATTTTATGCATGTTCATGCCAATGCATGGCCTCCAACGGGGGTTCGCGCGGACCGCCTTTTTCCGGCGTCCGATTCAGGGTATTAAGAGGGGGTGGGTCGCACCCTTGCGGGTGCGTGGATTGAAACCGCGTCGAACAGTCTGTCATCCGTGACAAACTGGGTCGCACCCTTGCGGGTGCGTGGATTGAAACGGCGCCGTCGACCCGGGCCGTCAGCCCGTCGATGTCGCACCCTTGCGGGTGCGTGGATTGAAACAAGCATCTCTTCGGCAAGGAGCGCGTAGGCGCGCCCAGTCGCACCCTTGCGGGTGCGTGGATTGAAACAAGGGCGTCGGCCCCACCAAGTCGGTCGTAATCCGTCGCACCCTTGCGGGTGCGTGGATTGAAACAAGCCCGCGAGGCCCCATGTAAGCGATAGCCACGGTCGCACCCTTGCGGGTGCGTGGATTGAAACGACGATGTGGAGCTTGAAGTCCGTGAAGGATTCGGTCGCACCCTTGCGGGTGCGTGGATTGAAACATTGCTTTGCCCGGCGACCACGACGATAAGATAAGTCGCACCCTTGCGGGTGCGTGGATTGAAACTCGTGTTCCAGTTGCCGCCGCCGCGCAGGCCAACGTCGCACCCTTGCGGGTGCGTGGATTGAAACCAGCAGGTCGGTCTTGCCGCTGAGGCGCTTGCTGTCGCACCCTTGCGGGTGCGTGGATTGAAACCACGACGACATGAGCCGGTGGTGGAAGCAGACCTGTCGCACCCTTGCGGGTGCGTGGATTGAAACGCGGCGGCGACCAGAAGGGCCGGTTTGTCGCGGTCGCACCCTTGCGGGTGCGTGGATTGAAACTGGATCAGCTTGAAAAGGTCGGTGCGCCATCGCGGTCGCACCCTTGCGGGTGCGTGGATTGAAACTCCACGCCGTCATGCTGCGTGATGAGCCGGGCGGTCGCACCCTTGCGGGTGCGTGGATTGAAACCAGATCGTGTAGGCACGGGCGCCGGTAGTGGGATAGTCGCACCCTTGCGGGTGCGTGGATTGAAACTGAGCATCTTGCTCCCCTTGGTTTATGGGTGCCGTCGCACCCTTGCGGGCGCGTGGATTGAAACTCGTGTGCCTCGCCATTCTGGGTCTGGGAGG
Above is a genomic segment from Tistrella mobilis containing:
- a CDS encoding ABC transporter ATP-binding protein → MTGCDTAATPLLDVSELSLGIGETGRLVVDRVGFQVRAGEIVAVVGESGSGKTLAARAVLGLTPPAIRRRGGRIRIDGRALDDMTARELRALRGGRIGMVFQEPMTSLNPSLTIGRQLEEALALHTGLDAQGRRAAILAMLTRVGLSDPERVLKAWPHEFSGGMRQRIMLASVMLPKPALLVADEPTTALDAVVQRDVLELMVALTAENNTAVLMISHDLAMVARYSHRVIVMCRGEIVEQGPTDQILRAPAHPYTRKLLGAMPRRRPVPEVAADAPPLVEVQGLTVDFGGRGGFFRRGAQKRALHGIDLAIRPREVVAVVGGSGSGKTTLGRVLASLQKPGGGRLIFDGEPVTDRSGPAWTDYRRNCQMVFQDPYSSLDPRMTVAQAIGEALRGSGLDRAAIRARVLEVLAEVGLDDTHAARYPHELSGGQRQRIAIARAVVRRPRLVIADEPVSALDTTVRAQILDLFADLQRRHGFACLFISHDLAVVEQLANRVVVMNQGRIVEEGPRDRIFDAPADSYTRRLLQAIPTLDPTPSGGVRLRWRHEETAPDGNHQASA
- a CDS encoding ABC transporter permease, which translates into the protein MMIFRSLRGLSGAVLVGVMILVAMLATVWTPQDPLALNLRARLAAPGGAHLLGTDEFGRDVLSRLMAGASSSMTIALTTVVFAVIAGSIIGILAGYFRGWTDRIVMTFNDALLAFPGILLALGLLVVLGASPGGIVLALGLAYTPSVARVMRGTVLSLRENAFIEASRVMGHGQAYTMARHILPNCVAPLTVLATSMFGWVLLSESALSFLGLGAPPPAPSWGNMLSGGRAFMGQAPWLGIFPGLCISLTLLGINLLGDALRDRLDPRMRNIA
- a CDS encoding ABC transporter permease yields the protein MGRFILSRIAMGVPTLLIVAAAVFFLIRLIPGDPASLMLGDMATPETVAALHRELGLDKPLPVQFVLWLGQILTGDFGRSITTDLPVLPLILDRFGISATIVAIAVALATLAAVPAGMIAAWRQDSALDLGFIAVATLLLSIPTFWLGLLLLLLFGLELGWLPVIGYVSLAEDFQAGLLYLTLPVLTLFLHETGVIIRMARASMLEVQRLDYITHARAKGLSEPVVLWRHAFRNAFAPTWTLIGLILGNLLGGIAVVETVFTIPGLGRLLVDGIFARDYPVIQGCLLFIAGAYVIVNLIVDLCYPVFDPRVTLT
- a CDS encoding C45 family peptidase, with product MTTATPHAPIQPFPFVSVEGTPYDRGCAYGAAVPDRIARSAEIYGRALDGLGADADFRRRLIADFAGRIQAFGAHYLEEIRGIAEGSGTAFEDVVMINARTEVVAQARRLAAAPPAAVDAPSEPEDGCTGAIILPGRSRTGRLIHGQNWDWRSECAETGVVLRVRRTDGPDLLTFVEAGGLARSGLNAAGIAITANYLECERDFRTAGVPLSLIRRKVLEQSHFAEAIRAVATTPKSCSNNIMISTAQGFAVDFECAPDEAFAVLPENEIIVHANHWISPIARTKLRDTGIANMPDSLYRDWRVKRLLEEAGPKIGIDDMKRAFFDNFGTPYAVCRPPRPNQAGNLSATVAMVVMDPAAGVMEVAPLPALQQGFTRYTLTGDPVAAAA
- a CDS encoding aspartate aminotransferase family protein — translated: MTVQSPALDLAGAPDARFAPKDLAPYWMPFSANRAFKADPRLFVAADGMYYTTADGRQVLDAMAGLWCVNAGHNQPRIVRAIQDQAARMDYVSSFQMSHPAAFVLAERIANLAPAGLDRVFFTNSGSEAVDTALKIARAYHKVRGDANRVKLIGRAKAYHGMGFGGLSVAGIPRHRRDFGPLLGDVDHLPHTHDLAHNAFSRGQPAWGAHLADELENIVQIHDASTIAAVIVEPVTGSGGVLPPPVGYLERLREICTRHGILLIFDEVITGFGRLGAPFASTALGVTPDMITCAKGMTNGAVPMGGVIASTAVYDAFMTGPEAAVELMHGYTYSGHPLACAAGIATIETYEQEGLFDRGPEICAAWEEAVHQLKGAPHLRDIRNIGLLAAIELESRDGAPGARAAETVNRCFNDGVLVRVAGDNLVLSPPLIITPDQMGQVVDTIRTALGKVA